Proteins from one Nitrobacteraceae bacterium AZCC 2146 genomic window:
- a CDS encoding uncharacterized membrane protein YccF (DUF307 family) (product_source=COG3304; cog=COG3304; pfam=PF03733; transmembrane_helix_parts=Outside_1_9,TMhelix_10_41,Inside_42_70,TMhelix_71_93,Outside_94_96,TMhelix_97_119,Inside_120_134), with protein sequence MPVVPLFLNILWIVFGGLWMAAGWVLAAIVMAITIIGLPWARAAFNIAAYTLLPFGQKAVRRDSLTGQTDFGTGVFGLIGNIIWFVLAGWWLALGHLLTAIALAVTIIGIPFAWAHLKLAGIALWPIGKVIVPA encoded by the coding sequence ATGCCCGTTGTCCCGCTGTTCCTGAATATCCTCTGGATCGTCTTCGGCGGCCTGTGGATGGCGGCTGGCTGGGTACTCGCGGCCATCGTCATGGCCATCACCATCATCGGCCTGCCCTGGGCACGCGCGGCCTTCAATATCGCCGCCTATACGCTGCTGCCCTTCGGCCAAAAAGCTGTGCGCCGCGACAGCCTCACCGGCCAGACCGATTTCGGCACCGGCGTGTTCGGGCTGATCGGCAATATCATCTGGTTCGTGCTGGCCGGCTGGTGGCTGGCGCTCGGACATCTGCTGACGGCAATCGCACTGGCGGTGACCATCATCGGCATCCCCTTCGCCTGGGCGCATCTGAAGCTCGCCGGCATCGCACTGTGGCCGATCGGCAAGGTCATCGTGCCCGCATAA
- a CDS encoding tripartite-type tricarboxylate transporter receptor subunit TctC (product_source=COG3181; cath_funfam=3.40.190.10; cleavage_site_network=SignalP-noTM; cog=COG3181; pfam=PF03401; superfamily=53850) — protein sequence MRMTRRALVLGAVAAPIFIRNQLAHAQSWPSGVIRIVVPFPPGGTVDPIARIAQPGLQQRLGATIIIENRPGASGSAGAAAVAKSAPDGNTWLFVFDTHAVNPFLQNLPFDTEKDLAPVVLIGTAPNVLATHPSRPFKTFADVAAAAKQKPDMLTYASVGSGSVGHLTMVQLCKQAGIRMVHVPYRGGGPAMNDAIAGHVDLIIGSAALVTPQVSAGMIRPILQTGKTPMLSLSTVPTAIDSGFAGFESYAWWGVFAPAGTPQPIIERFGSALTETLREPEISKRISETLQVTMLLGGPDEERKFLKAQMELWGPVVIENNIKGE from the coding sequence ATGCGCATGACTCGACGCGCGCTTGTGCTCGGCGCCGTTGCCGCGCCCATTTTTATACGTAACCAACTTGCACACGCGCAAAGCTGGCCATCGGGCGTGATCCGGATCGTCGTGCCGTTTCCGCCGGGCGGAACCGTCGATCCGATCGCACGTATCGCGCAGCCCGGATTGCAGCAGCGCCTCGGCGCCACCATCATCATCGAAAACCGGCCGGGCGCTTCCGGCAGCGCCGGGGCCGCTGCCGTCGCAAAGTCGGCGCCCGACGGCAATACGTGGCTGTTCGTGTTCGATACCCACGCCGTGAATCCCTTCCTGCAAAACCTGCCGTTCGATACCGAGAAGGATCTCGCCCCCGTGGTCTTGATCGGCACCGCCCCCAATGTGCTGGCCACGCATCCGTCACGCCCCTTCAAGACATTTGCCGACGTGGCCGCCGCCGCGAAGCAGAAGCCGGATATGCTGACCTATGCCTCGGTCGGCTCCGGCAGCGTCGGTCACCTGACCATGGTGCAACTGTGCAAGCAGGCCGGGATCCGCATGGTGCACGTGCCGTATCGCGGCGGCGGCCCGGCGATGAACGACGCCATCGCCGGCCACGTCGATCTGATCATCGGCAGCGCCGCGCTGGTGACGCCGCAGGTCAGCGCCGGCATGATTCGCCCGATCCTGCAGACCGGCAAGACACCCATGCTATCGCTGTCGACAGTGCCGACCGCAATCGACAGCGGCTTCGCCGGCTTCGAATCCTATGCCTGGTGGGGCGTTTTCGCGCCGGCCGGCACGCCGCAGCCAATCATCGAGCGCTTCGGCAGCGCGTTGACAGAGACGTTGCGGGAGCCGGAGATATCGAAACGGATTTCCGAAACGCTTCAGGTCACCATGCTGCTCGGCGGCCCGGACGAGGAACGCAAGTTTCTCAAGGCGCAAATGGAGCTGTGGGGACCGGTGGTGATCGAGAACAACATCAAGGGCGAATGA
- a CDS encoding nitrate ABC transporter ATP-binding subunit (product_source=TIGR01184; cath_funfam=3.40.50.300; cog=COG1116; pfam=PF00005; smart=SM00382; superfamily=52540; tigrfam=TIGR01184), which produces MLDRGESPTAPPILRVDNLQKIYQASNGPVEALRGIDLTIHKGEFVCLLGASGCGKSTLLRIIAGFEKASSGSVAVYGFEVNRPGPDRGMVFQDYALFPWLTVKENIAFGPTQRRLASKEVAATTERFMAMVGLTAFADRYPHQLSGGMKQRVAIARVLANDTDILLMDEPFGALDALTRSKLQEELIEIWKATKLTVIFVTHSVEEAVLLADQVVVMTAGPGRIDCQVRIDLARPRDVSSPEFNALRRDVTRRLTSHIAPDRALASTADS; this is translated from the coding sequence ATGCTTGACCGCGGCGAGAGCCCAACTGCGCCACCGATCCTGCGCGTCGACAATCTGCAAAAGATCTATCAGGCGTCCAATGGACCGGTGGAAGCGTTGCGCGGCATCGATCTGACGATTCACAAGGGAGAGTTCGTCTGTCTGCTCGGAGCGTCGGGTTGCGGCAAGTCGACGCTGTTGCGCATCATCGCCGGCTTCGAGAAGGCCAGCAGCGGCTCCGTCGCGGTGTACGGCTTTGAGGTCAACCGTCCCGGGCCCGATCGCGGCATGGTGTTTCAGGACTACGCGCTGTTTCCCTGGCTGACGGTGAAGGAGAACATCGCCTTCGGCCCGACGCAGCGCCGGCTGGCCTCGAAGGAAGTCGCCGCGACGACCGAACGCTTCATGGCGATGGTCGGACTGACCGCCTTCGCAGACCGCTATCCGCATCAGCTGTCCGGCGGCATGAAACAGCGCGTCGCCATCGCGCGGGTGCTGGCGAACGACACCGACATCCTGCTGATGGACGAGCCGTTCGGCGCGCTGGATGCGTTGACCCGCAGCAAATTGCAGGAAGAGTTGATCGAGATCTGGAAGGCGACGAAGCTGACCGTGATCTTCGTCACCCATTCGGTCGAGGAGGCCGTGCTGCTCGCGGATCAGGTGGTGGTGATGACGGCGGGGCCGGGCCGCATCGACTGCCAGGTCAGGATCGACCTGGCCCGGCCGCGCGACGTGTCATCGCCGGAATTCAACGCCCTGCGTCGCGACGTGACACGGCGGCTGACCAGCCATATCGCGCCCGATCGTGCGCTGGCTTCGACAGCGGACTCCTGA
- a CDS encoding NitT/TauT family transport system permease protein (product_source=KO:K02050; cath_funfam=1.10.3720.10; cog=COG0600; ko=KO:K02050; pfam=PF00528; superfamily=161098; transmembrane_helix_parts=Inside_1_4,TMhelix_5_24,Outside_25_33,TMhelix_34_56,Inside_57_62,TMhelix_63_82,Outside_83_101,TMhelix_102_121,Inside_122_133,TMhelix_134_156,Outside_157_160,TMhelix_161_183,Inside_184_223,TMhelix_224_246,Outside_247_255,TMhelix_256_278,Inside_279_291), which translates to MSESINLAPVTVAADAIAVAAAVPSPQVRKLSPRLRAVALAMVVPLGLLLFWYVMVKWTGTRLVPLPSGVAVMMWDFAFGGIYDDAYSASLPIHFWKSVQRVYGGFFCAAALGIPLGLMIGRIPLLRALLDPTLSLLRPIPVTAWLPLSMIFFGLGAKSAIFLVFLGAFFPILLNTIFGVKSVDVRLFEAAEMLGCAGPKLFRAVVLPAALPSIFNGLRLGAAFAWILIVVGEMTGVPEGLGAVIMDGRSLSRTDLVITGMIIIGITGFVSDRILLALSNYFLRWSPQHHA; encoded by the coding sequence ATGAGCGAGTCGATCAATCTTGCGCCCGTAACAGTCGCGGCAGACGCCATCGCGGTCGCAGCCGCAGTGCCGTCGCCACAAGTGCGCAAGCTCAGCCCTCGCTTGCGCGCTGTCGCGCTGGCGATGGTGGTGCCGCTGGGGCTGCTGCTGTTCTGGTACGTCATGGTGAAGTGGACCGGAACCCGATTGGTGCCGCTGCCGTCCGGCGTTGCGGTGATGATGTGGGACTTTGCCTTCGGCGGCATCTATGACGACGCTTATAGCGCCAGCCTTCCGATCCATTTCTGGAAGTCGGTGCAGCGCGTCTATGGCGGGTTTTTCTGCGCGGCGGCGCTGGGCATTCCGCTCGGGCTGATGATCGGCCGCATCCCGCTGTTGCGCGCCTTGCTCGATCCGACGCTGTCATTGCTGCGGCCGATCCCGGTGACGGCATGGCTACCGCTGTCGATGATCTTCTTCGGGCTCGGCGCCAAGTCGGCAATCTTCCTGGTGTTTCTGGGCGCGTTCTTCCCGATCCTGCTCAACACCATCTTCGGCGTGAAGTCCGTCGATGTCAGGCTGTTCGAAGCCGCCGAAATGCTGGGCTGCGCCGGCCCGAAACTGTTTCGGGCGGTGGTGCTGCCCGCGGCCTTGCCCAGCATCTTCAACGGCCTGCGGCTCGGCGCCGCCTTTGCCTGGATCCTGATCGTGGTCGGCGAGATGACGGGCGTGCCCGAAGGTCTGGGCGCGGTGATCATGGACGGCCGCTCGCTGTCGCGCACCGATCTCGTCATCACCGGCATGATCATCATCGGCATCACCGGCTTCGTCTCCGACCGCATCCTGCTGGCGCTGAGCAACTATTTCCTGCGATGGAGTCCGCAGCATCATGCTTGA
- a CDS encoding NitT/TauT family transport system substrate-binding protein (product_source=KO:K02051; cath_funfam=3.40.190.10; cleavage_site_network=SignalP-noTM; cog=COG0715; ko=KO:K02051; pfam=PF09084; superfamily=53850) translates to MRTTSRRHFMSLAAAAAALSATSFRASADDRVIKVGTLKLIHGITPYFYEKFAPAGFKIQVIPFESPTDGKNAVVTGTVDFGIFGLAAATLGAANAEPVVIIGAACNRGMAVVAGKDSGIGSIKDLKGKKVAIWPGSTQEVVILDRLTAEGMTIKDVESVRVSFSDMAPALARGDIDAYVGAEPGPGISLANGVGKIVEYPYSTPTGSLNMVLTTRREMIEKEPELIRTLLGIHRKSSEYAMSDREAFVAMAMQKLGQQKPSIEQAAPNVELTWKIDDLFLKQANYYGTQMLAKKQIRELPDYGKFIDPSFVKAIAAM, encoded by the coding sequence ATGCGTACGACCTCGCGACGACACTTCATGAGCCTGGCGGCGGCTGCCGCAGCGCTGTCCGCCACCAGTTTCCGCGCATCGGCGGACGACCGTGTCATCAAGGTCGGGACGCTCAAGCTCATCCACGGCATTACCCCGTATTTTTACGAGAAATTCGCCCCGGCCGGCTTCAAGATTCAGGTCATCCCCTTCGAAAGCCCCACCGACGGCAAGAACGCCGTTGTCACCGGCACCGTCGATTTCGGCATTTTCGGCCTGGCCGCGGCGACGCTCGGTGCGGCCAACGCCGAACCGGTCGTCATCATCGGTGCTGCCTGCAACCGCGGCATGGCGGTGGTGGCGGGGAAGGATTCCGGGATCGGTTCGATCAAGGACCTGAAGGGCAAGAAGGTCGCGATCTGGCCCGGCTCGACCCAGGAGGTGGTGATCCTCGACCGGCTGACCGCCGAAGGCATGACGATCAAGGACGTCGAATCGGTTCGCGTCTCGTTCAGCGACATGGCACCGGCGCTGGCGCGCGGCGACATCGACGCCTATGTCGGCGCCGAGCCCGGACCGGGCATCAGCCTCGCCAATGGCGTCGGCAAGATCGTCGAGTATCCCTATTCGACGCCCACCGGCTCTCTCAACATGGTGTTGACCACGCGGCGCGAGATGATCGAGAAAGAGCCGGAGCTGATCCGCACGCTGCTCGGGATTCACCGCAAATCGAGCGAATACGCCATGAGCGATCGCGAGGCATTCGTTGCCATGGCGATGCAGAAGCTCGGCCAGCAGAAGCCGTCGATCGAGCAGGCCGCGCCCAATGTGGAGCTGACCTGGAAGATCGACGATCTGTTTCTCAAGCAGGCGAACTACTATGGCACGCAGATGCTGGCCAAGAAGCAGATTCGCGAATTGCCGGACTATGGCAAGTTCATCGACCCAAGCTTTGTGAAAGCCATAGCTGCGATGTGA
- a CDS encoding pyruvate kinase (product_source=KO:K00873; cath_funfam=3.20.20.60,3.40.1380.20; cog=COG0469; ko=KO:K00873; pfam=PF00224,PF02887; superfamily=51621,52935; tigrfam=TIGR01064), with product MRRNRRAKIVATVGPASGSPEMLEKLFLAGVDTFRLNFSHGTHADHAKVHAAIRALETKVGRPIGILQDLQGPKIRVGTIKDGKIIVAAGEQVRFVLSGSDGDKMSIPLPHPEIFDAVTPGDDLLIDDGRVRVRVTAIGADFIDANIIIGGTISNRKGVNVPSAVLNLSPLTAKDRADLAFGLELGVDWIALSFVQKPGDVIEAHALIGDRAGIMAKIEKPAALEHIDDIIRLSGAIMVARGDLGVEIPHEDVPGRQKELIKSCRLAGKPVIVATQMLDSMISAPTPTRAEASDVATAIYDGADAVMLSAESATGSYPREAVEMMSRIIESTERHKMYRSILDASQPGEEETAPHAVAAAAADLAAALHASAIVAFTSSGTTAARIARKRPKVSLLAITPNQRVARQLCLLWGAHSVLSEDINTYEEMVDRATQTALTEAFAKRAEAIVVVAGIPFREAGTTNNLRVVQIG from the coding sequence ATGCGCCGCAATCGCCGGGCTAAAATCGTCGCCACCGTAGGTCCGGCCAGCGGATCGCCGGAGATGCTCGAAAAGCTGTTTCTCGCCGGCGTCGATACATTCCGGCTGAACTTCAGCCACGGCACCCATGCGGACCACGCCAAGGTGCACGCGGCCATCCGCGCACTGGAAACGAAAGTCGGCCGCCCGATCGGCATCCTGCAGGATCTGCAGGGGCCAAAGATCCGGGTCGGAACCATCAAGGACGGCAAGATCATCGTCGCCGCCGGCGAACAGGTGCGTTTCGTCCTGTCGGGGTCCGACGGCGACAAGATGTCGATCCCGCTGCCGCATCCCGAGATTTTCGATGCCGTCACCCCGGGCGACGATCTGCTGATCGACGACGGCCGGGTCCGCGTGCGCGTCACCGCAATTGGCGCCGATTTCATCGACGCCAACATCATCATCGGCGGCACCATCTCGAACCGCAAGGGCGTGAATGTCCCGAGCGCCGTGCTGAACCTGTCGCCGTTGACCGCGAAGGACCGCGCCGACCTCGCCTTCGGCCTGGAACTCGGCGTCGACTGGATCGCGCTTTCATTCGTGCAGAAGCCGGGCGACGTGATCGAGGCGCACGCTTTGATCGGCGACCGCGCCGGCATCATGGCCAAGATCGAAAAGCCCGCCGCGCTGGAGCATATCGACGACATCATCCGGCTCTCCGGCGCGATCATGGTCGCGCGCGGCGATCTCGGCGTGGAAATCCCCCATGAAGACGTGCCCGGTCGTCAGAAGGAACTGATCAAGTCCTGCCGCCTCGCCGGAAAGCCGGTGATCGTCGCGACGCAAATGCTGGACTCGATGATATCGGCGCCGACGCCGACGCGCGCCGAAGCCTCCGACGTCGCCACCGCGATCTATGACGGTGCCGATGCCGTGATGCTGTCGGCGGAATCCGCGACGGGCTCGTATCCGCGCGAAGCGGTGGAGATGATGAGCCGCATCATCGAGAGCACCGAGCGGCACAAGATGTATCGCTCGATCCTTGACGCCTCGCAGCCTGGCGAGGAAGAAACCGCGCCGCACGCCGTCGCGGCCGCTGCCGCCGATCTCGCCGCGGCGCTGCACGCCTCGGCCATCGTGGCCTTCACCTCGAGCGGCACCACGGCGGCCCGCATCGCCCGCAAGCGGCCGAAAGTCTCGCTGCTGGCGATTACGCCGAATCAGCGCGTCGCCCGGCAGCTTTGCCTGCTGTGGGGCGCGCACAGCGTGCTGTCGGAAGATATCAATACGTATGAGGAAATGGTCGACAGGGCGACGCAGACCGCGCTGACCGAAGCTTTCGCGAAACGGGCCGAAGCGATCGTCGTGGTGGCCGGCATCCCGTTCCGGGAAGCCGGCACCACGAACAATCTTCGCGTCGTGCAGATTGGCTGA
- a CDS encoding tartrate dehydrogenase/decarboxylase/D-malate dehydrogenase (product_source=KO:K07246; cath_funfam=3.40.718.10; cog=COG0473; ko=KO:K07246; pfam=PF00180; smart=SM01329; superfamily=53659; tigrfam=TIGR02089), which translates to MREYSIAAIPADGIGPEVIAAGTTVLESLQKRMGDVKFNVETFDWGSAYYRKHGIMMPADGLAKLKKFDAIYFGAVGAPDVPDHITLWGLRLPICQGFDQYANVRPTKILPGITSPLRNVGTGDLDWVIVRENSEGEYAGCGGRVHRGLPEEVGTEVAIFTRVGVQRIMRYAFKLAQSRPRKFLTVVTKSNAQRHGMVMWDEIAEEVSKEFPDVTWDKMLVDAMTVRMTLKPQSLDTIVATNLHADILSDLAGALAGSLGVAPTANIDPERRFPSMFEPIHGSAFDITGKGIANPVASFWTAAQMLDHLGEADASARLMRAVEKVTGAGIMTPDVGGTATTKNVTDAVVEAIQSSNV; encoded by the coding sequence ATGCGTGAATATTCAATCGCGGCCATCCCGGCCGATGGTATCGGCCCCGAAGTCATCGCCGCCGGCACCACCGTGCTCGAAAGCCTTCAGAAACGCATGGGCGACGTCAAGTTCAACGTCGAGACCTTCGACTGGGGCTCGGCCTATTATCGCAAGCACGGCATCATGATGCCCGCCGACGGCCTGGCGAAGCTGAAGAAATTCGACGCCATCTATTTCGGCGCGGTCGGCGCCCCCGACGTGCCCGACCACATCACGCTGTGGGGCCTGCGGCTGCCGATCTGCCAGGGTTTCGACCAATACGCCAATGTGCGGCCGACCAAGATCCTGCCCGGCATCACCTCGCCGCTGCGCAATGTCGGCACCGGCGATCTCGACTGGGTGATCGTCCGCGAAAACTCCGAAGGCGAATATGCCGGCTGCGGCGGTCGCGTGCATCGCGGGTTGCCGGAGGAAGTCGGCACCGAGGTGGCGATCTTCACCCGTGTCGGCGTGCAGCGCATCATGCGCTATGCCTTCAAGCTGGCGCAGTCGCGGCCGCGCAAATTCCTCACCGTCGTCACCAAGTCGAACGCGCAGCGCCACGGCATGGTGATGTGGGACGAGATCGCCGAGGAAGTGTCGAAGGAATTTCCCGACGTCACCTGGGACAAGATGCTGGTCGACGCGATGACGGTGCGCATGACCCTGAAGCCGCAGAGCCTCGATACCATCGTCGCCACCAACCTGCATGCCGACATCCTGTCGGACCTCGCCGGTGCGCTGGCCGGCAGTCTCGGCGTCGCGCCGACCGCGAATATCGACCCGGAGCGCCGCTTCCCCTCGATGTTCGAACCGATCCATGGTTCGGCCTTCGACATCACCGGCAAGGGCATCGCCAACCCGGTGGCGAGCTTCTGGACCGCGGCGCAGATGCTCGATCATCTCGGTGAGGCCGACGCCTCGGCGCGGCTGATGCGCGCTGTTGAGAAGGTCACCGGCGCCGGCATCATGACCCCGGACGTCGGCGGCACCGCCACCACCAAGAACGTGACCGACGCCGTGGTGGAGGCCATCCAAAGCTCCAATGTCTGA
- a CDS encoding ACS family tartrate transporter-like MFS transporter (product_source=KO:K13021; cath_funfam=1.20.1250.20; cog=COG0477; ko=KO:K13021; pfam=PF07690; superfamily=103473; tigrfam=TIGR00893; transmembrane_helix_parts=Inside_1_12,TMhelix_13_30,Outside_31_44,TMhelix_45_67,Inside_68_79,TMhelix_80_102,Outside_103_111,TMhelix_112_134,Inside_135_140,TMhelix_141_163,Outside_164_172,TMhelix_173_195,Inside_196_242,TMhelix_243_265,Outside_266_274,TMhelix_275_297,Inside_298_309,TMhelix_310_344,Outside_345_363,TMhelix_364_386,Inside_387_398,TMhelix_399_418,Outside_419_435), translating into MSAELETRVLRKITLRIVPFVMLLYFIAFIDRVNIGFAALTMNKDLGFSPTVFGFGAGIFFLGYFLFEVPSNLILDKVGARIWIARVMITWGLISGAMAFVQGSTSFYVLRFLLGAAEAGFFPGIILYLSFWFLARQRAAVTAIFMAAAPLSTVLGSPLSGALLEMHGLLGLSGWQWMFIIEAIPALILGVVVLFYMTDRPEQAKWLSDEERNWLVTTMNAEAAKKAGKASHSVWRGLADLRVIALSLVYFGTSAGLYTLGIWAPQIIKEFGLTSMQVGFLNALPGVVAVVAMVLWARHSDRSGERTWHVVGACLLASFGLVLAGFAGSVIAVLLALTLVNVGISSAKPPLWSMPTMFLSGSAAAAGIATINSIGNLGGFVGPAMIGWIKDLTGSFRGGLFFVAGLLVLSAVLTLVLARSQRASGATAAAALPQR; encoded by the coding sequence ATGAGTGCCGAGCTGGAAACGCGCGTGTTGCGCAAGATCACCCTGCGTATCGTGCCTTTCGTGATGCTGCTGTATTTCATCGCCTTCATCGACCGCGTGAACATCGGCTTCGCGGCGCTGACGATGAACAAGGATCTCGGCTTCTCGCCAACGGTATTCGGCTTCGGCGCCGGCATTTTCTTCCTTGGCTACTTCCTGTTCGAAGTCCCCTCCAACCTGATCCTCGACAAGGTCGGCGCGCGGATCTGGATCGCCCGGGTCATGATCACCTGGGGCCTGATTTCCGGCGCCATGGCGTTCGTCCAGGGCTCGACCAGCTTCTATGTGCTGCGCTTCCTGCTCGGCGCCGCGGAGGCCGGCTTCTTCCCCGGCATCATTCTCTATCTGAGCTTCTGGTTTCTGGCGCGGCAGCGCGCCGCGGTCACCGCGATCTTCATGGCTGCGGCGCCGCTCTCCACCGTACTGGGTTCGCCACTTTCCGGCGCGCTGCTGGAAATGCACGGCCTGCTCGGCCTCAGTGGCTGGCAGTGGATGTTCATCATCGAGGCGATTCCTGCGCTGATCCTCGGCGTGGTCGTGCTGTTCTACATGACCGACCGGCCTGAGCAGGCGAAGTGGCTGTCCGACGAGGAGCGCAACTGGCTGGTGACGACGATGAACGCCGAAGCCGCCAAGAAGGCCGGCAAAGCAAGCCACAGCGTGTGGCGCGGCCTTGCCGACCTGCGTGTCATCGCGTTGTCGCTGGTGTATTTCGGCACCTCGGCCGGGCTCTATACGCTCGGCATCTGGGCGCCGCAGATCATCAAGGAGTTCGGCCTCACTTCAATGCAGGTCGGTTTCCTCAACGCGCTGCCCGGCGTCGTTGCCGTTGTTGCCATGGTGCTGTGGGCACGGCATTCCGATCGTTCTGGCGAGCGCACCTGGCACGTGGTTGGCGCGTGTCTGCTGGCTTCGTTCGGCCTTGTCCTCGCCGGCTTCGCCGGCAGTGTCATCGCGGTGCTGCTGGCGCTGACGCTGGTCAATGTCGGCATCAGTTCGGCAAAGCCGCCGCTGTGGAGTATGCCGACCATGTTCCTGTCCGGCTCGGCCGCCGCGGCCGGAATCGCCACAATCAATTCGATCGGCAATCTCGGCGGCTTCGTTGGGCCGGCAATGATCGGCTGGATCAAGGATCTCACCGGCAGCTTCCGGGGCGGACTGTTTTTCGTCGCCGGATTGCTGGTGCTGTCCGCCGTGCTGACGCTCGTGCTGGCGCGCTCGCAGCGCGCATCTGGTGCAACTGCTGCAGCTGCGCTTCCTCAACGCTAG
- a CDS encoding DNA-binding transcriptional LysR family regulator (product_source=COG0583; cath_funfam=1.10.10.10,3.40.190.10; cog=COG0583; pfam=PF00126,PF03466; superfamily=46785,53850), which translates to MDLHQLRCFVAAAEELHFGRAAQHLEMLPSALGRYIRLLEEDLGTRLMTRTTRSVALTDDGAVLLKEARTLLAQADSLAARFRTRGRAQAATIRVGAIDSAAAGLLPMLLHDIRDRRPDVTVKLVEDKTIRLLPRLLSGRLDLAFVRPPESPDKRLEFLFLFHETAVVAVSDRHPLASKRKVTIADLAEEPLIVPERRSRPHSHDLTMKLFAEAGLHARIVQLADEKQTIVNLVAAELGVAIVPRWTSRMAARGVCYVPLAASDMNRLPLAAAWTRGTRDSLRDEMLEMLQAGLSRYAIEA; encoded by the coding sequence ATGGACCTTCATCAATTGCGCTGCTTCGTGGCAGCGGCGGAAGAATTGCACTTCGGCAGGGCGGCACAGCATCTGGAGATGTTGCCCTCCGCATTGGGGCGTTACATCCGGTTGCTTGAGGAAGATCTCGGCACCCGGCTGATGACGAGGACAACCCGCAGCGTGGCGTTGACCGACGACGGGGCGGTGCTTCTCAAGGAAGCCCGCACCTTGCTGGCACAGGCAGACAGTCTCGCAGCAAGATTCCGCACGCGCGGTCGGGCACAGGCCGCGACGATCCGCGTGGGCGCGATCGACAGCGCGGCTGCCGGACTCCTGCCAATGCTACTCCACGACATTCGCGATCGACGGCCAGATGTGACCGTGAAGCTCGTGGAGGACAAGACCATCCGGTTGCTGCCACGGCTGCTATCCGGCCGACTCGACCTCGCCTTCGTGCGGCCTCCGGAAAGCCCGGACAAGCGTCTCGAATTCCTGTTTCTTTTTCACGAGACCGCTGTTGTCGCCGTCTCTGATCGGCATCCCCTCGCCTCGAAGAGGAAGGTAACGATCGCCGATCTCGCAGAAGAGCCGCTCATCGTGCCCGAGCGCCGTTCCCGGCCGCATAGCCACGATCTCACCATGAAACTCTTCGCGGAAGCCGGGCTTCACGCCCGGATCGTCCAGCTTGCCGATGAAAAGCAGACGATCGTCAATCTTGTCGCAGCCGAATTGGGGGTTGCAATTGTCCCGCGATGGACGTCGCGAATGGCGGCGCGCGGCGTTTGCTACGTCCCACTCGCAGCGTCCGACATGAACAGATTGCCACTCGCCGCGGCCTGGACTCGCGGGACCCGCGATTCACTGAGAGACGAGATGCTGGAAATGCTTCAGGCTGGTCT